The DNA window taaaagaagctattatcatgtgctcaaaaaaaatttatacttttttaaacgacattagaaaattttatcgattaaaagggaaataaccaaataaaatgtttgtttcaactttatattcttaaaaattaaataacgaggatatttatatttttaataaaattaatcctcgtgatagacttataatacacggaaaaaactttatggtaaaaattactatggtaagtagtaaacgcgtgccaaggaggaattatgaaaatttttattatgtttttcatcaaattacgataatatttgcactacttatatgatataattctctgaaatttcttcttacaattcgtggttactattataaataataaatcatacataattttaatataaaattttctccgtgtagatttacgaatatacgaatttattaaatgtttgaaaacttataaacaatatttatttaattcaagaaattttagtatgtaatgtgtgtgtgtgtgtgtgtgtgtgtgtgtgtgtgtgtgtgtgtgtgtgtgtgtgtgtgtgtgtgtgtgtgtgtgtgtgtgtgtgtgtgtgtgtgtgtgtgtgtgtgtgtgtgtgatgtacgtacatacgcgagaaaagaatcactttgtgacagaaaaatgattattccttAGTTTGCGATTTTATATTACCATTATTATTCATGCTGACTACTATAcaatacacgcacacgtagaaaaatatgattctagttttaagaaaatcaattattcacttttaattttattcttttttaataattatcttatttttaatggttgaaaagaatattctgttgataataaacaaccactttacataaaaaaaaaatgcttaacatttttgtgtatgtacacacacacacacacaaattacataCCAAAAGTTTCTTGAAttagataaacaaataaaaataattatttttatatgacgtACGCGTGCACGAGCAACGAGGATTGTGTAACGTAAGTATCGTGCagcgaaaaataattttataattttcatttatcttTTCTGTAAGAAAATGACAGAGCGCTATCATTTCCACACCACCTTGCGGTAGATAGCATAGtgcgttttttttatagtggTTTCCCCAATAGGCCTAATCCACTCtcatattttaatgcaaaagttGTTCGAAGTGATGTCCTCTTTCTCGCACGCAGAGTCCGGCTCTTCGAACAATATCACGCGTTGCACGATGCGCCATTTCTGGCGTAATGGTATTAAAAGCGTCAATTATAGCTTGACGCATTTCTTGTTCTGTGCCATTACGCGCATATTCTACTAAACTTTTTACGTAACCCCATAAAAAAAAGTCCAATACGTTTAGATCCGGCGATCGTGGTGGCCAGATGATCGGACCACCTCGACCCATCCATCTATCGGGGTAACGTTCGTTCAGAAAATCGCGAACTGTTCGGCGAAAATGCGGAAGAGCTCCGTCGTGTTGGAAAATCATCTGTGCTCGTGCATGAAGCGGTATATCTTCAAGAAGCACAGGTAGTtgattttccaaaaaatccaaataattttcgcCATTTAGACGCGGCGGGAGAAACACTGGACCGATCTGAAAATcattgacaaaaatatttgcatttatcAGCGAAAGAAAATTACTTATACACGATTAACACTTACTACTTGGTTCGCGATCATTCCTGCCCATACATTTATGGACCATCTATATTGAAAAGCGCCTTGGCGAACGACGTGAGGATTTTTCTCTGCCCAATACACATTATTGCGTGAATTGAAAACGCCGTTTGGTGTGAACGTTGATTCGTCGGTCcaaaaaatggatttataaaaatcttcgTTCCGCCGACATTGCGCGAGAAAGcctatacatattttattagtatacgCTAGAAATATcgcgaatataaaaaatcaacacTGACAAATACCTTCACAAAAATAAACGCGTTGTTGATAATCTCCCGGCAATTGCAGACATATTTTTCAATCCACCAAAATCGTCGCGCGCCACGGTCGGACAGTAACAATTGCCGTACAGTTGTCTTTTGTTTTAACTGAAAAGTCGCGTATTCGTCGATTGTTTCTGCCTTTCTGTAGAGTGCGACGATTGTTATTGCCGTGCAGTGTACAGGCGACGATTTTGGTGGATCGACGTACACGTTTACAGTCGCGAAATTTTCGAGCCTGTGTATTTTCCTtggcaattataataatgaggTATTCTTCGCAAGAATATACTGACATGGTGATTGCCTACGGTTTCGCGGGAGAAAACGCGCGTGCCGCGGCACGGATTTACGCGGAAAGGTTCCCAAGGCGTGCGCGACATCCAACGGATCgccaaatttatttaactgtaCAAAAGTTAAGAGAAACGGGGTGTCTCGTGCACGATCGTGGAGGTGTTGGAGCACCAGTGCGTCGGCCCGTCCGACGTGAAGAACAAATATTAGAGACGTTTTATAACGAACCAGGAAGCAGCATACGTCGCGTAGCACGCAATCTTAACGTGTCACAGTACGAAGTGCATCATGTTTTACGTATGCAAGGAAAGCACCCGTATCATTACCAACGTGTGCAACAGCAATTGCCGGGAGATTATCAACAACGCGTTTATTTTTGTGAAGGTATTTGTCAgtgttgattttttatattcgcgATATTTCTAGcgtatactaataaaatatgtataggCTTTCTCGCGCAATGTCGGCGGAAcgaagatttttataaatccattttttgGACCGACGAATCAACGTTCACACCAAACGGCGTTTTCAATTCACGCAATAATGTGTATTGGGCAGAGGAAAATCCTCACGTCGTTCGCCAAGGCGCTTTTCAATATAGATGGTCCATAAATGTATGGGCAGGAATGATCGCGAACCAAGTAGTAAGTGTTAATCGTGTATAAGTAATTTTCTTTCGCTgataaatgcaaatatttttgtcaatgATTTTCAGATCGGTCCAGTGTTTCTCCCGCCGCGTCTAAATGgcgaaaattatttggattttttggaaaatcaACTACCTGTGCTTCTTGAAGATATACCGCTTCATGCACGAGCACAGATGATTTTCCAACACGACGGAGCTCCTCCGCATTTTCGCCGAACAGTTCGCGATTTTCTGAACGAACGTTACCCCGATAGATGGATGGGTCGAGGTGGTCCGATCATCTGGCCACCACGATCGCCGGATCTAAACGTATTGGACTTTTTTTTATGGGGTTACGTAAAAAGTTTAGTAGAATATGCGCGTAATGGCACAGAACAAGAAATGCGTCAAGCTATAATTGACGCTTTTAATACCATTACGCCAGAAATGGCGCATCGTGCAACGCGTGATATTGTTCGAAGAGCCGGACTCTGCGTGCGAGAAAGAGGACATCACTTCGAACaacttttgcattaaaatatgaGAGTGGATTAGGTCTATTGGGGAAACCACTATTAAAAAAACGCACTATGCTATCTACCGCAAGGTGGTGTGGAAATGATAGCGCTCTGTCATTTTCTTACAGAAaagataaatgaaaattataaaattatttttcgctGCACGATACTTACGTTACACAATCCTCGTTGCTCGTGCACGCGTacgtcatataaaaataattatttttatttgtttatctaaTTCAAGAAACTTTTGGtatgtaatttgtgtgtgtgtgtgtgtacatacacaaaaatgttaagcattttttttttatgtaaagtggttgtttattatcaacagaatattcttttcaaccattaaaaataagataattattaaaaaagaataaaattaaaagtgaataattgattttcttaaaactagaatcatatttttctacgtgtgcgtgtattgTATAGTAGTCAGCATGAATAATAATGGTAATATAAAATCGCAAACTaaggaataatcatttttctgtcacaaagtgattcttttctcgcgtatgtacgtacatcacacacacacacacacacacacacacacacacacacacacacacacacacacacacacattacatactaaaatttcttgaattaaataaatattgtttataagttttcaaacatttaataaattcgtatattcgtaaatctacacggagaaaattttatattaaaattatgtatgatttattatttataatagtaaccacgaattgtaagaagaaatttcagagaattatatcatataagtagtgcaaatattatcgtaatttgatgaaaaacataataaaaattttcataattcctccttggcacgcgtttactacttaccatagtaatttttaccataaagttttttccgtgtattataagtctatcacgaggattaattttattaaaaatataaatatcctcgttatttaatttttaagaatataaagttgaaacaaacattttatttggttatttcccttttaatcgataaaattttctaatgtcgtttaaaaaagtataaattttttttgagcacatgataatagcttcttttaaaatttataataatagtttacgacgtttaagactatcatcaaaaaaatattttttattaaaatattaaaaataatcattatttatttaaaaaaataaatttagtaattgcttctttaagtattagaactgatatttttttgtacacatgtatgtacacgtacacacatactttttgtcattagaaaattttattttcattaaaaaaagtaaggaactatcataactcaaagGAAGAATCCAGCtttacgcgtcgcttgtgtgtagccattgccgcttgttgtaacaactccccccgcgcgcctagcaatctcaaggttcaagcgctagggaggggcggccgccgcggtcgggcgctcggcgcgcttgcatttgccggtaggccgggctaatacagaaaattttacaagtctataactcgttaactattgccaaaatggaaaaacaatAAGGATTTTtctgttcagcttaatgcgctctacctgcttataaaaattgcataaatctttaccaaacaccctgtatatatatatatatatatatatatatatatatatatatatatatatataattgaaagtAGTTAATACTAAGACAGTTCTATGGGGCTCCGAGGGGGgtgcgggtgtgcggggggaTACCCATGGGCGCGgtggtatgacgtcacgcggggagggggatctcgcggtgcggaaattgctgacgcCAGTAGTTTCTTGGTCCGGCGACCCGGGAGCGGGAGAGGGGGAATCGGGGTCCtgcgaccgccgccgccgccgccgcctgcCGACAGCCATCGCCGCGGTGCTGTCGCAGCGAATCCATCCCCGCCTGgctcttctctccctctctcctctccaaCGATGGAGAAGTAGAGATTCGAGCGCTAGACAGCCTTTCTCCCTCAAAGCGaatctctctcctctctctcctcatatctgtctctcccagtctcGATCTCTCTCATGAGAAGAGAGCTCGTGGGCgcctactctctctctctctccctcatcATCTCGTACTCTCTCAGCTCTacctcccccccctcctcccctccctcccctccacCCCTCCCGTCCCTCCcgccctcccccctccccctccctccccccctccctccctctccctccctccctccctctctctctctctctctctctctctctctctctctctctctctcatccgtacgcgatatttccagccatacagttttatcattctctcgatttttctctttcattcgttGCGTTCTTTCATATGCGGTTACATACATGCGTTCCCACCCATCTTATCTATGTACCTCCTACTCAGTTCTGCATACGCCATTATACCGCAAAGGAatagggaagagagaaaataagttagaataattatttataatttttttcatttattcctTTTGTAACGCGTCgtatacaatattgtctgaTGCATAAACCATCAGTTCGCAATCTACGAGCgaagtttttacacatatttcatttaacaatttaactgCATCGCACttgtaaagaatattatttcgcCGCAAACAGTttacaaattgattatatcgttcttttaatatatgcatatcatcccataacttaaaatatgcattattgataacatcttcaagatttagtaaaaattgtacagtCGATGGTttcatgtacataattttgttatttaaaatgaattttatgatACTCTCGTTACGTATTTTAACAACTTCGATGAAAAGATCATTAATCCACAACGATGTAGCGGTTGCCGACTGCAGGAGTTGCTCAATATCCGTCCGTTTCTCAATCATTATTACCCAGGTATCACGTGACAGCGGTATCTCATTGCCCTTGTTGTCACCAAGAATCATCTCTACAAAAGGCTTAAGTCCCACACTGATTCctatatccaaatatttgtagaatgtAGCCGTCAAAGCAAATCTCCTCCCCAGAATGCGCGGAGTATGACGCGGCTGCGACATTGttctgtaaagaaaaaaatgttgcaagatataaaaaataaaatccaactaaatatgtaacaaaatttgatttaattaatttaaaaaatacttacggtTTAACACACGTTTCATTTTGCTGaatcggaacgtaatagttcattTTCAGGGGAAACTCCGACTTCTTTCGATTAACTAATGCAAGATTGGAACTTTACCGTCCGTATTCCGCTGATTAACTGATGTGATACCGTTGTCAGAACTCTTCTTATATTGCACGTCCTTCACACATCTCAGTAGAGGGGACAATCACATATTTCTTCACACATCTCAGTAGAGGGGACAATCACATGTTTCAAACTTCACACATTCAAGGATGACCAACGTTTCAGAGGTCAAGCGCCGATGTATAGCTGCTGtgacaaaatatgttttaggcatGTATATTTGATACTTACTGATGAGATCATACGAAAATCatacattcaaataatgtgaatctttgagaggtcaagcgccgatgtacggctgctgtaacaaaatatgttttaggcatGTACATTTGATATTTACTGATGAGATCATACGAAAATCGtacattcaaataatgcaaatcttgcagaggtcaagcgccgatgtacggctgctgtaacaaaatatgttttaggcacGTACATAAATCATTTGATACTTACTTGATGAGATCATTCAGAATCGcacattcaaataatgcaaatcttgCACAGGTCAAGCACCGATGTTAAgacaaagaaaatgaagagttataaaaaatatataagcggTCGGGAAGCGCATAATATCGCATTTGATGCGAAGTTTAAGATCCGAGTGCAAGTTGAAACCGTCATCAATCCGGAATAATAATTCAGTGCAATAAGTGTTCAGTGTGCGCACAGTAGAGACTTCTTAGTATAAAAACTACATTATTACAACATGAATGACGATATCGTAGAAGATGCcatttatattcttaacaATAATGATGATTCCGAAAAACGAAAGCATGTGCAGAGAATATCACCAGTGCAATTTTTACGTGATCGAGAACTCGGTATACGCGGAACGCATGAACGTACCGTAATACAGGAAGTTTACATACACGACCAATTCGTTCATAACTGGCCTCATCATATGAAGCACAAATTATATAGAGAGATACTCAATTGGGTTGACACCGATGAAAATGAATATGATATAGCAAAACAAATCGTAGAAAAGACTCAGGAATGCTGTTACCATCTCATTGAGATACCAGCAGGTGTTGGAAGGTATATCGAAGTGATAGCAATAATGACCCACTTTTGCTATGATACTGAGAatctttttgtagaaaaaatgcTGCGTACTTACCAcgaattttcaaatcttttgaACAATGATGAGGATGAATACGTTCTGTCTGAGCAAGAGAGAtggagatatattttttttattcggtaTGAAAAACAAAGCAAGTGCTAATGCAGTTTGAAATTCAAGACAAATTTCGATTCTGCATTAGGTGCTACGAAACTACATGCGAGTGTCCTGTTGAAGATTGTACGGTGTTGCTTTAAAACAGTGAtaaaaagacataaaaatGGAGAATAATTTCAAGCAAGTGGAACGCGAGCTGTTGGGGCAAGCAAATGGAGTCACTACTTTGGGCAAGTGTTTTATGTGGTTGCAGCGATGCGACGAGATTATACAACAGCTTGAGGAACATAACCGCATCAAGCGTCCTTGGCTCTCCGTCGGACAAAGACAATCGTTGGTGGCGAGGATCGCGCGACTCGAAGGTGAAAAGACACAATTACAAAGACGTTTCGTGCATGTAGGTGGTAATTACGCGAGCACTAGTAATAACGCGAACAAACTTATGTGGCGAGAGATAGATACAGCGTTCGAGAATCGCATTCAGACAGGTGCAGTgataaaaactatattaaacCGTGAACGTTTTTAGAAGACGCAGGCGGTATAGTGCTCGAGCGAGTGCGGGACGTTCTAGAGAAACACAACAGTGTAAAAGTGAATACAGCATTCAACGGCGTGTTTGTAACAGGTGATAAACGTGCCAACAAAAGTATAAGCACTAAAAATTATGAACTATTCCAAACGTCGGACTTGGACGAGTGGTACGAGCGACGCGTTATCGAGCCCACATTAGCATCACTCGAAGAGTTTCAAGAACGAGATAGCAGGTGGACGCTATCGCGAATTTGACTCTAAATAAGTACAATCCTCTACACGCGGGGTGTTACATGACATTACCGCGAGAAATAATGATGAAGCGTGCAGTAGTGAACGTTAATTCAAAGGACAATGCATGCTTCGCGTGGTCAGTGGTCGCCGCTCTACATCCTGCTGAGAGAAACACAGGATTGGAATCGTCATATCCACATTATACAACAGTCCTAAAGTTTGATGACATTGCGTTTCCCGTTACTGTAAAGGACATTGGAAAATTTGAGAGTCTTAACAATATATCAATCAACATCTACGGGATGAAAAAGGAAATGGCAATGCTAAAGATTCTTCCGCTGCGGCTCTCCAATGACAAGAAAGAGAAGcatgtcaatttattatacgtgCAAAATCCGCGCGAAGACAGCGTGGGCCACTTTGTCTAGATAAAAAATCTGTCCCGCCTCATCAGCTCCCAACTGAGCAAACATGATGGAAAAAGATACATTTGCGATcggtatgtataatatattaaaataaattttataatctagcaaaaaagtaattaaaattttttaaaattatttttacaggtgCTTGCACTATTTTTCATCATGCGAGAGGTTGCAATCACACGCTGCAGACTGTCAGAGGATGAACGACTGCGCTATCACACTGCCTGCCGAAGACGACAAGTGGTTGAATTTCCGGAATGTAAACCACAAGGAACGAATGCCCTTTATCGTCTATGCGGATCTCGAGTGTGTGCTGCGAAAGACGCAACATGATACAGAGCAAGCGTCGTACACATATCAACAACATGAGGTATTCAGCATCGGATATTACGTGCGATGCTCGTACGACAACACGTTATCCACGTACCGGTTTCGTCGCGATAAAGATTGCATCGTGTGGTTCACTAAACAACTTGAAGAATTAGCGTATAATGTTAAGACTCGTTTATCAACTAATGTCCCCATGGAAACATTATCGGAGGAACAATTGGAGGCATACCGTAGCGCGACGCGGTGTCATATCTGCGATAAGCCATTCGCGTCGAATGATACGCGGgtgcgcgatcattgtcaTTTGACTGGTCGTTACCGCGGTCCTGCACATTCTCtctgcaatttaaattatcgaaatgtaTCATACAtgccaattatttttcataatttatctggatacgattcacattttattattaaagaaatagcCACAGCGTTCAAAGGGAAGACCGACGTACTCCTCATCAcaaaagaaaagtacatttcttttacaaaacatgTCGTAGACACAGCTGATAAATTAGATCcacacaattacataaaactacggttcatagattcatataaatttttaaatactagtcttaaaaaattagcatCATTTCTaggcaaagaaaaattgaaaattgtacGTTCCGAATTTTTACACTTATCTGACGAGGATTTCGATTTATTGACACAAAAAGGTGTATTTCCGTATGAGTACGTTGACTGTGTGAACAAGCTGCAGGACACGTGTTTACCGCCGCGCGAATCATTTTTCAGTTCCCTGACCTCTGATACTGTGTCCGAGAGTGATTACATGCATGCCGAGAATGTCTGGAAGCGATTCTCCGTTCGAACGTTGGGTGAATATAGCgatctatatttgaaaacggatGTGTTATTGTTAgctgacatttttgaaaatttttgcgataaatgcttagaaagttacggtctcgatccagcacattattacactcttcccggatacacgtgggacgctatgttaaaatatacaaaaatttttttcgaactGCTTACTGACATTGACATGGTAATGCTCATCGAACGCGGTATACGCGGCGGTCTCAGTCAATGTTCAGGCAGATATGCACAGGCTAACAACAAATACATGCAGACGTACGACCCATCGAAACCATCCTcatatcttatgtattttgacgttaataatttgtatggtTGGGCGATGTGTCAGCCGCTGCCATATGGGGAATTTCAATGGATCGAAGTCTCgaattttgacataaatgCGATCGCTGCTGATTCACCAACGGGATACATTTTCGAAGTTGATCTCGAGTATCCCCGAGACCTTCACGACGAGCACGCTGACCTACCTTTCTGCCCAACACGCGATAAACCGCCAGGCAAGCGTGAATGTAAACTTCTCGCTACGCTGTATGATAAGGAACGTTACGTCATACATTACTGTAACCTGCAGCAGTGCACGCGTCACGGTCTTCGTATCGCCAAGATACACCGTATAT is part of the Monomorium pharaonis isolate MP-MQ-018 chromosome 2, ASM1337386v2, whole genome shotgun sequence genome and encodes:
- the LOC118644300 gene encoding uncharacterized protein LOC118644300, with product MNYYVPIQQNETCVKPTMSQPRHTPRILGRRFALTATFYKYLDIGISVGLKPFVEMILGDNKGNEIPLSRDTWVIMIEKRTDIEQLLQSATATSLWINDLFIEVVKIRNESIIKFILNNKIMYMKPSTVQFLLNLEDVINNAYFKLWDDMHILKERYNQFVNCLRRNNILYKCDAVKLLNEICVKTSLVDCELMVYASDNIVYDALQKE